The genomic DNA ACGTCCATCTGGTTCCTCAACCTGGCGCTGGCCGACCTCCTGTGCTGCCTCTCGCTGCCTCTGCTCATGGTGCCTCTGACCCACGACGACCACTGGCACTTTGGCGCCCTGGCCTGCACGCTGGTCAAGGGCTTGTTCTACCTGGTGATGTATTGCAGCGTCCTGCAGCTGGTCTTCATCAGTCTGGATCGGTGCTTGCTGGTGGTCCGGCCCATCTGGTGCCACAACTACAGGCGCCCCAGGTACGCCGTGATCGGCTGCGTGGTGGTGTGGTGCCTGGCCCTCATCGGGAGCATCCCGCAGTTTGTCCACGCCAAGGAGGTCCCGCTGGGCGAGTACAAGCGAGAATGCCTGTCGAAGTACAGCATCCGGAGCGCCTGGACCGTCACCATATGCCGCTTCCTGTTCGGATTCGTCCTGCCGCTCCTGGCCATCGTCATCTGCCACTGGGTGGTCTACAGGAAGGCCGACAGTAAAAAGGCGCATAAGAGTCCTCGCTCCAAGCGGACGCTGAGGATCATCGTCGCCGTGGTGCTCACCTTCTTCCTGTGCTGGCTCCCTCTGCACGTCGTAGACTTCCTCTACCTGGTAACCCCGCGGAGTTCCCACCGCAGCCCTTCGGTCTACCTGGCCCACGTTCTGACGCTGGGCCTGGCGTACTTCAACAGCTGCCTCAACCCGCTGCTTTACGTGTGTCTGGGCCGAGGCTTCAAAGACAGCATGAACCGCTCCCTGTGCAACATCCTGCACTTGCTGGGCGAGGACCCCGGATCCAGGAGCACCACGTCTACTCATGAAACCAAGGCCACCAGCTCCACGGACAAGGAGTTGACCAATGTGTGATGGCGAACAGACATTGACACACGGATTAGTACACAGTTCTTTCCCTTCCTTTTAATAGACCTGTTGGGCCTTATTCTACTCAAATATGTGATAATATGTTGCCAACAAACTCTTAATCCATGTCTTATTCaactatttattcctgctt from Entelurus aequoreus isolate RoL-2023_Sb linkage group LG10, RoL_Eaeq_v1.1, whole genome shotgun sequence includes the following:
- the c5ar1 gene encoding C5a anaphylatoxin chemotactic receptor 1, encoding MTTSHTVTSFELRGCATSLAALTSPIMDDFSYQDDYFLKFNFSNTSDYNFTFPDLPDSMIPEIQPIQIAALTCYAIVVLFGVPGNAIVVWVTGFKMPPSVTSIWFLNLALADLLCCLSLPLLMVPLTHDDHWHFGALACTLVKGLFYLVMYCSVLQLVFISLDRCLLVVRPIWCHNYRRPRYAVIGCVVVWCLALIGSIPQFVHAKEVPLGEYKRECLSKYSIRSAWTVTICRFLFGFVLPLLAIVICHWVVYRKADSKKAHKSPRSKRTLRIIVAVVLTFFLCWLPLHVVDFLYLVTPRSSHRSPSVYLAHVLTLGLAYFNSCLNPLLYVCLGRGFKDSMNRSLCNILHLLGEDPGSRSTTSTHETKATSSTDKELTNV